A window from Melitaea cinxia chromosome 5, ilMelCinx1.1, whole genome shotgun sequence encodes these proteins:
- the LOC123653460 gene encoding restin homolog isoform X1, which yields MSEKSEAQVDAVPPPAPSSTSSEAASTVSTTASTIPNSTPVRPTTFAKPSGLKPPSKIGRLCSNSAPKPAIPLSPRTDGSTSDSLRKLSDDSSRKHLSDHSVVLTEDTDSFIIGERVWVGGTKPGQIAYIGETQFAPGEWAGIVLDDPIGKNDGSVAGFRYFQCPEKRGVFSRLTRLTREPLISHAPHDASPISDAGSVFERPPSGSARPRRTLSPNGSVRSIVSSKMNASISTTTNGDFRIGDRVIVSSSRGSKAGTLRYVGVTEFASGVWAGVELDDPLGKNDGSVDGKRYFDCAPRFGLFAPISKVSRSPSNRKPGACAIHSNGRATPLRRSNSRESLTSLGTSIASSRVGVRLGVTSLAQRAGPRASSTPVSAKNALQELLREKQQHLERLLQEREIERAEVVKVTTQFERTESALAQIRKEATQANNENAKLKVELDKLNKLLEDERQKVEDLMFRNEEENINKEDYYKYKEAMEKEKEMREKQIRDLEAEVALQAARAETTSAALRALEDQRSAEISALAEQHKEELVAAQSLSSELQKLLDEAYALIKEKESEKDSLSKSMFEELVKVKAESEKALSEAKSKLAISQSELETQLSVLTAKLQLTESKLDTEKQNAERLNKESSQTVIDLNSKLTSLQAALDDKTLELNKVVGISKEHEVNLNKELTKLKMELSAKVVDIEQLQELNKRQESSFKALQEEVNRVKEELTNKINEYENFLNEVSKQDEKNKSEILKLQQDLNAKTKEYEKLVNESNKTTTTNDKLINGYKQTIHERDKEIIKLKDEIEETTANFNIKHTKIAEEHKKEIENRNSKIEQLIKEIESHKQALDQSKIEFNTLNTQFIINVDELNALKEENKNLKNSLNEVSQANTELKAKISEMELEIGESKRQLNSAMERCDEIQKSKEKVETEYLNLTGQTTDSNEQFNKLSQHLKQTENELQELKDKHREATNNCGRIEQEFKQKIFKIQEDFALERGQLVRSVDENIEKLQLAEIKIKEYEALSLEVSNRLKEVENQHDKLLDENSMLKNEIENLKVKEQELNNEHDSIRKKLEIDIEKYKQEISLLKAEGATSEVKLMEKVDQLTEAQNDLNNKLEEARKHEDSLQKILDDMTSQLNNQKVHYEKEVIQLQERLNSVSNEAKAYKEEEIRLNELLQEKQNCIKDLTLKLEMLEVDIKSNGELVFEKDRQLTQLIEELNKTTELKNKLEEQLNTSSVETNTIKQQYENLLSNSSAEESLRNEQLKQLESIKSEMAVLFNDKKTIEDKYKESSTEILNLKSQLEETTIKLKENVEKLNELNKINDEKDDLIKAQNDKNVINSNKEQQLEENIIKLQKEVNDYNVKLEEKQLEINKLNEIVIQSNQIQETVKLLESENSDLKAKHAVEIESLNNTLKTLQNNLTEQGKQLEDLENTKEKVNDLKQLLSKSDEDIKKLTNINEAQKLNYEDLNRQLQRQFDEYKRESKSVKHELNNKINDYEKQLQDSKDKMSLESDNLNKLQSKLSESESKILELTKKLELLEIQENKSSKDEKLEKLTLELQATRQSGAESLVNSEKIINNLRADIETNNKEIKAKNELILKLQEEVKTQKAKVEIAEREKLLIQKEIAKNGKEIRDKNDNNAMGLLGQGDNASEKTPDDKEILDGQVSFLNSVIVDMQRKNEQLMARVQALEGGTVPEPPLFNGRKVRAVAPRLFCDICDVFDAHNTDDCPRQSVEPEKPPATKKQPLPPRPYCNICEVFGHATENCDEEETF from the exons GTAAAAATGATGGATCTGTAGCTGGTTTTCGATACTTCCAGTGTCCAGAAAAACGTGGTGTATTCTCTCGCCTCACTAGACTAACACGTGAGCCCCTCATATCTCATGCACCACACGATGCATCACCTATTTCTGATGCCGGAAGTGTGTTCGAACGACCGCCTTCTGGCTCTGCAAGGCCTAGGCGCACACTCTCTCCAAATGGTAGCGTGCGGAGTATTGTTAGCAGTAAGATGA ATGCTTCCATTTCAACAACCACAAATGGAGACTTCCGAATTGGCGATCGTGTAATTGTATCTAGCAGCCGTGGAAGTAAAGCTGGTACTCTCCGTTACGTCGGGGTTACCGAATTCGCTTCGGGTGTTTGGGCAGGCGTAGAACTCGACGATCCTCTCGGCAAGAACGATGGCTCCGTCGATGGGAAAAG ATATTTCGATTGCGCGCCTCGCTTTGGACTGTTTGCTCCAATCTCGAAGGTGTCGCGTTCGCCGTCGAACCGCAAGCCGGGAGCCTGCGCGATCCACAGCAACGGTCGCGCGACTCCGCTCCGTCGCTCGAATTCTCGGGAGTCGCTCACATCGCTCGGGACCTCGATCGCATCTTCTCGCGTGGGGGTGAGGCTCGGGGTGACGTCGCTGGCTCAG AGGGCCGGTCCACGCGCGTCGTCCACCCCGGTGTCGGCTAAGAACGCGCTGCAG GAATTACTACGAGAGAAACAGCAACATTTGGAGCGTTTACTGCAAGAGCGGGAGATCGAGAGGGCAGAGGTTGTTAAAGTGACGACGCAATTCGAACGCACAGAAAGCGCACTCGCACAGATTAGAAAAGAAGCTACACag gcGAATAACGAAAATGCGAAACTTAAAGTCGAACTTGACAAACTTAATAAATTGTTGGAAGATGAACGACAGAAGGTCGAAGATCTCATGTTTAGaaatgaagaagaaaatattaacaaagaAGATTATTAT AAATACAAAGAAGCAATGGAG AAAGAGAAAGAAATGCGAGAAAAGCAGATACGTGATTTGGAAGCGGAAGTAGCATTACAAGCAGCTCGAGCCGAAACAACTAGTGCAGCGCTGAGAGCGCTTGAAGATCAACGCAGCGCAGAGATTAGTGCTTTAGCGGAGCAACACAAAGAAGAACTCGTTGCAGCGCAAT caTTATCGTCTGAACTACAGAAATTGTTGGATGAAGCGTATGCActaattaaagaaaaagaaagtgaAAAAGACTCTCTTAGTAAAAGTATGTTTGAAGAACTAGTGAAAGTAAAAGCAGAGTCTGAAAAGGCACTAAGTGAAGCTAAAAGTAAATTAGCTATCTCGCAATCAGAGCTTGAAACGCAGCTTTCAGTACTAACGGCGAAGCTACAATTGACTGAATCGAAATTAGATACCGAGAAACAAAACGCGGAAAGGTTAAATAAAGAGAGTAGTCAAACTGTCATTGATCTAAATAGTAAACTGACTTCCCTTCAGGCAGCTCTTGATGATAAAACTTTAGAACTTAATAAAG TTGTGGGAATTAGTAAAGAACACGAAGTCAACCTAAATAAGgaacttacaaaattaaaaatggaaCTTAGCGCCAAAGTGGTAGATATTGAGCAGCTACAAGAGTTGAATAAAAGACAGGAATCTTCGTTTAAGGCATTACAAGAAGAAGTTAATCGTGTCAAAGaagaattaacaaataaaataaacgaatacgaaaactttttaaatgaaGTTTCAAAACAGGATGAGAAGAATAAATCAGAAATTTTGAAGCTCCAACAAGACTTAAACGCTAAAACGAAAGAgtatgaaaaattagttaacgAGTCTAATAAAACAACTACCACTAATGATAAACTTATAAACGGATATAAACAAACTATTCATGAACGagataaagaaattataaaattaaaagatgagATCGAGGAAACAACtgctaattttaatattaagcaCACCAAAATTGCCGAAGAACATAAGAAAGAAATTGAGAATCGTAATAGTAAAATTGAGCAATTAATTAAGGAAATCGAATCTCATAAACAAGCGTTAGACCAGagtaaaattgaatttaatactttgaatacacagtttataataaatgttgatGAATTAAACGCGTTAaaggaagaaaataaaaacttaaaaaattctcTTAATGAAGTATCTCAAGCAAACACTGAACTCAAAGCTAAGATTTCTGAAATGGAATTAGAAATTGGGGAATCTAAACGTCAGCTTAACAGTGCTATGGAAAGATGTGACGAAATACAAAAATCGAAAGAAAAAGTAGAGACAGAATATTTAAATCTTACCGGTCAAACGACTGATTCTAATGAACAATTTAATAAGTTGTCACAACACTTGAAGCAAACTGAAAATGAACTACAGGAACTGAAAGATAAACATAGAGAAGCTACCAATAATTGTGGACGAATCGAACAAGAAtttaagcaaaaaatatttaagatacaAGAAGATTTTGCTTTAGAACGAGGTCAGTTAGTTAGATCGGTAgatgaaaatattgaaaaacttCAATTGgcggaaattaaaataaaggagTATGAGGCTCTCAGCTTAGAAGTAAGTAACCGCCTTAAAGAAGTAGAAAATCAACATGATAAGTTGTTGGATGAAAACTCAATGTTAAAGAATGAAATAGAAAACTTGAAAGTCAAAGAACAAGAATTAAATAACGAGCACGACTCAATTCGAAAGAAACTAGAAATTGACATTGAAAAGTATAAACAAGAGATATCGCTTCTTAAAGCCGAAGGAGCTACTTCGGAAGTCAAATTAATGGAAAAGGTTGATCAACTTACTGAAGCACAAAATGACTTAAACAACAAACTCGAAGAGGCACGTAAACATGAAgattcattacaaaaaatattagacGATATGACTTCACAGTTAAATAACCAAAAAGTTCATTACGAAAAGGAAGTTATTCAATTGCAAGAGCGGTTAAACTCTGTTAGTAATGAAGCTAAAGCTTATAAAGAAGAAGAGATTCGATTGAATGAATTACTCCAAGAAAAGCAAAACTGTATAAAGGATTTGACTCTTAAATTAGAAATGCTAGAAGTAGATATTAAATCGAATGGAGAATTAGTTTTTGAAAAAGATCGCCAATTGACCCAACTAATAGAAGAGCTCAATAAAACgactgaattaaaaaataaattagaagaaCAGTTAAATACGAGTAGCGTAGAAACAAATACTATAAAGCAACAAtatgaaaatcttttaagcAATTCTTCCGCTGAAGAATCGCTAAGAAATGAACAACTGAAACAATTAGAGTCGATTAAATCTGAAATGGCTGTtctatttaatgataaaaaaacaatagaGGACAAATATAAAGAATCATCGACTGAAATATTAAATCTGAAGAGTCAACTTGAAGAAACTACAatcaaattaaaagaaaacgtTGAAAAGTTGAATgagttaaacaaaattaatgatGAAAAAGACGATTTAATAAAAGctcaaaatgataaaaatgtaataaattctaATAAAGAACAACAACtagaagaaaatataataaagcttcAAAAAGAGGTTAATGATTACAACGTAAAATTAGAAGAAAAGCAGttagaaataaacaaattaaacgaaatagtaatacaaagtaaccaaaTACAAGAAACAGTTAAACTTCTAGAATCTGAGAATAGTGACCTAAAAGCAAAACACGCCGTTGAAATTGAATCTCTAAATAacacattaaaaacattacaaaacaatttaacGGAACAAGGAAAACAACTTGAAGACTTAGAAAATACTAAAGAAAAAGTGAATGATTTAAAACAATTACTATCAAAGTCAGACGAAGATATAAAGAAACTTACAAACATTAATGAAGCTCAAAAACTAAACTACGAAGACTTAAACCGACAATTGCAACGACAGTTTGATGAGTATAAAAGAGAAAGTAAAAGTGTTAAACacgaactaaataataaaataaatgattacgAGAAACAGTTACAAGATTCAAAAGATAAAATGTCGTTAGAATCAGATAACCTAAATAAGTTACAAAGTAAACTTTCCGAAAGCGAAAGTAAGATTTTGGAGTTAACGAAAAAACTTGAATTGTTAGAGATTCAAGAAAATAAGTCCAGCAAAgatgaaaaattagaaaagttAACCTTAGAATTACAAGCTACGAGACAATCAGGTGCTGAATCCTTAGTAAAtagtgaaaaaataattaataatttaagagcagatattgagactaataataaagaaattaaggCTAAAAATGAACTAATCTTAAAATTGCAAGAAGAAGTGAAg actCAAAAGGCCAAAGTAGAAATAGCAGAAAGAGAAAAACTTCTTATACAAAAAGAAATTGCTAAAAACGGTAAAGAGATTAGAGATAAAAACGATAACAATGCAATGGGTCTATTAGGACAAGGCGATAATGCTTCGGAAAA GACACCAGATGATAAGGAAATTTTGGACGGACAAGTGAGCTTCTTAAACTCTGTGATAGTAGACATGCAACGCAAGAATGAGCAACTAATGGCGCGGGTTCAAGCGCTCGAAGGTGGAACCGTCCCCGAGCCTCCACTATT taATGGACGTAAAGTCCGCGCTGTAGCTCCTCGTCTATTCTGCGACATTTGTGACGTGTTCGATGCTCACAACACGGACGACTGCCCGCGACAGTCCGTCGAACCCGAGAAACCGCCTGCGACCAAAAAACAACCACTGCCCCCGAGACCCTACTGTAACATTTGCGAAG tATTTGGGCATGCAACGGAGAACTGTGATGAAGAAGAAACATTTtaa
- the LOC123653459 gene encoding DNA-directed RNA polymerase II subunit RPB11 → MNAPPTFESFLLYDGEKKVQKEEDSKVTNAAIFTVNKEDHTLGNMIRHQLLKDPKVLFAGYKVPHPLEHKFVLRIQTTSDYTPQEAFMNAITDLTSELSLFEERFKEAIKEKKDGLD, encoded by the exons ATGAACGCACCACCGACCTTTGAATCATTTCTTTTATACGACGGTGAAAAAAA agttcAAAAAGAAGAAGACTCAAAAGTGACAAATGCTGCAATATTCACTGTCAATAAGGAAGATCATACACTTGGAAATATGATAAGACA CCAACTTCTCAAGGATCCAAAAGTTTTGTTCGCGGGATATAAAGTGCCTCATCCTCTGGAGCATAAGTTTGTGTTGCGCATCCAAACCACTTCTGATTACACACCTCAAGAAGCCTTCATGAATGCTATCACAGATCTAACCTCAGAATTGTCTCTCTTTGAGGAGAGATTTAAA GAAGCTAtcaaagaaaagaaagatggtttggattaa
- the LOC123653460 gene encoding restin homolog isoform X2 — MSEKSEAQVDAVPPPAPSSTSSEAASTVSTTASTIPNSTPVRPTTFAKPSGLKPPSKIGRLCSNSAPKPAIPLSPRTDHSVVLTEDTDSFIIGERVWVGGTKPGQIAYIGETQFAPGEWAGIVLDDPIGKNDGSVAGFRYFQCPEKRGVFSRLTRLTREPLISHAPHDASPISDAGSVFERPPSGSARPRRTLSPNGSVRSIVSSKMNASISTTTNGDFRIGDRVIVSSSRGSKAGTLRYVGVTEFASGVWAGVELDDPLGKNDGSVDGKRYFDCAPRFGLFAPISKVSRSPSNRKPGACAIHSNGRATPLRRSNSRESLTSLGTSIASSRVGVRLGVTSLAQRAGPRASSTPVSAKNALQELLREKQQHLERLLQEREIERAEVVKVTTQFERTESALAQIRKEATQANNENAKLKVELDKLNKLLEDERQKVEDLMFRNEEENINKEDYYKYKEAMEKEKEMREKQIRDLEAEVALQAARAETTSAALRALEDQRSAEISALAEQHKEELVAAQSLSSELQKLLDEAYALIKEKESEKDSLSKSMFEELVKVKAESEKALSEAKSKLAISQSELETQLSVLTAKLQLTESKLDTEKQNAERLNKESSQTVIDLNSKLTSLQAALDDKTLELNKVVGISKEHEVNLNKELTKLKMELSAKVVDIEQLQELNKRQESSFKALQEEVNRVKEELTNKINEYENFLNEVSKQDEKNKSEILKLQQDLNAKTKEYEKLVNESNKTTTTNDKLINGYKQTIHERDKEIIKLKDEIEETTANFNIKHTKIAEEHKKEIENRNSKIEQLIKEIESHKQALDQSKIEFNTLNTQFIINVDELNALKEENKNLKNSLNEVSQANTELKAKISEMELEIGESKRQLNSAMERCDEIQKSKEKVETEYLNLTGQTTDSNEQFNKLSQHLKQTENELQELKDKHREATNNCGRIEQEFKQKIFKIQEDFALERGQLVRSVDENIEKLQLAEIKIKEYEALSLEVSNRLKEVENQHDKLLDENSMLKNEIENLKVKEQELNNEHDSIRKKLEIDIEKYKQEISLLKAEGATSEVKLMEKVDQLTEAQNDLNNKLEEARKHEDSLQKILDDMTSQLNNQKVHYEKEVIQLQERLNSVSNEAKAYKEEEIRLNELLQEKQNCIKDLTLKLEMLEVDIKSNGELVFEKDRQLTQLIEELNKTTELKNKLEEQLNTSSVETNTIKQQYENLLSNSSAEESLRNEQLKQLESIKSEMAVLFNDKKTIEDKYKESSTEILNLKSQLEETTIKLKENVEKLNELNKINDEKDDLIKAQNDKNVINSNKEQQLEENIIKLQKEVNDYNVKLEEKQLEINKLNEIVIQSNQIQETVKLLESENSDLKAKHAVEIESLNNTLKTLQNNLTEQGKQLEDLENTKEKVNDLKQLLSKSDEDIKKLTNINEAQKLNYEDLNRQLQRQFDEYKRESKSVKHELNNKINDYEKQLQDSKDKMSLESDNLNKLQSKLSESESKILELTKKLELLEIQENKSSKDEKLEKLTLELQATRQSGAESLVNSEKIINNLRADIETNNKEIKAKNELILKLQEEVKTQKAKVEIAEREKLLIQKEIAKNGKEIRDKNDNNAMGLLGQGDNASEKTPDDKEILDGQVSFLNSVIVDMQRKNEQLMARVQALEGGTVPEPPLFNGRKVRAVAPRLFCDICDVFDAHNTDDCPRQSVEPEKPPATKKQPLPPRPYCNICEVFGHATENCDEEETF; from the exons GTAAAAATGATGGATCTGTAGCTGGTTTTCGATACTTCCAGTGTCCAGAAAAACGTGGTGTATTCTCTCGCCTCACTAGACTAACACGTGAGCCCCTCATATCTCATGCACCACACGATGCATCACCTATTTCTGATGCCGGAAGTGTGTTCGAACGACCGCCTTCTGGCTCTGCAAGGCCTAGGCGCACACTCTCTCCAAATGGTAGCGTGCGGAGTATTGTTAGCAGTAAGATGA ATGCTTCCATTTCAACAACCACAAATGGAGACTTCCGAATTGGCGATCGTGTAATTGTATCTAGCAGCCGTGGAAGTAAAGCTGGTACTCTCCGTTACGTCGGGGTTACCGAATTCGCTTCGGGTGTTTGGGCAGGCGTAGAACTCGACGATCCTCTCGGCAAGAACGATGGCTCCGTCGATGGGAAAAG ATATTTCGATTGCGCGCCTCGCTTTGGACTGTTTGCTCCAATCTCGAAGGTGTCGCGTTCGCCGTCGAACCGCAAGCCGGGAGCCTGCGCGATCCACAGCAACGGTCGCGCGACTCCGCTCCGTCGCTCGAATTCTCGGGAGTCGCTCACATCGCTCGGGACCTCGATCGCATCTTCTCGCGTGGGGGTGAGGCTCGGGGTGACGTCGCTGGCTCAG AGGGCCGGTCCACGCGCGTCGTCCACCCCGGTGTCGGCTAAGAACGCGCTGCAG GAATTACTACGAGAGAAACAGCAACATTTGGAGCGTTTACTGCAAGAGCGGGAGATCGAGAGGGCAGAGGTTGTTAAAGTGACGACGCAATTCGAACGCACAGAAAGCGCACTCGCACAGATTAGAAAAGAAGCTACACag gcGAATAACGAAAATGCGAAACTTAAAGTCGAACTTGACAAACTTAATAAATTGTTGGAAGATGAACGACAGAAGGTCGAAGATCTCATGTTTAGaaatgaagaagaaaatattaacaaagaAGATTATTAT AAATACAAAGAAGCAATGGAG AAAGAGAAAGAAATGCGAGAAAAGCAGATACGTGATTTGGAAGCGGAAGTAGCATTACAAGCAGCTCGAGCCGAAACAACTAGTGCAGCGCTGAGAGCGCTTGAAGATCAACGCAGCGCAGAGATTAGTGCTTTAGCGGAGCAACACAAAGAAGAACTCGTTGCAGCGCAAT caTTATCGTCTGAACTACAGAAATTGTTGGATGAAGCGTATGCActaattaaagaaaaagaaagtgaAAAAGACTCTCTTAGTAAAAGTATGTTTGAAGAACTAGTGAAAGTAAAAGCAGAGTCTGAAAAGGCACTAAGTGAAGCTAAAAGTAAATTAGCTATCTCGCAATCAGAGCTTGAAACGCAGCTTTCAGTACTAACGGCGAAGCTACAATTGACTGAATCGAAATTAGATACCGAGAAACAAAACGCGGAAAGGTTAAATAAAGAGAGTAGTCAAACTGTCATTGATCTAAATAGTAAACTGACTTCCCTTCAGGCAGCTCTTGATGATAAAACTTTAGAACTTAATAAAG TTGTGGGAATTAGTAAAGAACACGAAGTCAACCTAAATAAGgaacttacaaaattaaaaatggaaCTTAGCGCCAAAGTGGTAGATATTGAGCAGCTACAAGAGTTGAATAAAAGACAGGAATCTTCGTTTAAGGCATTACAAGAAGAAGTTAATCGTGTCAAAGaagaattaacaaataaaataaacgaatacgaaaactttttaaatgaaGTTTCAAAACAGGATGAGAAGAATAAATCAGAAATTTTGAAGCTCCAACAAGACTTAAACGCTAAAACGAAAGAgtatgaaaaattagttaacgAGTCTAATAAAACAACTACCACTAATGATAAACTTATAAACGGATATAAACAAACTATTCATGAACGagataaagaaattataaaattaaaagatgagATCGAGGAAACAACtgctaattttaatattaagcaCACCAAAATTGCCGAAGAACATAAGAAAGAAATTGAGAATCGTAATAGTAAAATTGAGCAATTAATTAAGGAAATCGAATCTCATAAACAAGCGTTAGACCAGagtaaaattgaatttaatactttgaatacacagtttataataaatgttgatGAATTAAACGCGTTAaaggaagaaaataaaaacttaaaaaattctcTTAATGAAGTATCTCAAGCAAACACTGAACTCAAAGCTAAGATTTCTGAAATGGAATTAGAAATTGGGGAATCTAAACGTCAGCTTAACAGTGCTATGGAAAGATGTGACGAAATACAAAAATCGAAAGAAAAAGTAGAGACAGAATATTTAAATCTTACCGGTCAAACGACTGATTCTAATGAACAATTTAATAAGTTGTCACAACACTTGAAGCAAACTGAAAATGAACTACAGGAACTGAAAGATAAACATAGAGAAGCTACCAATAATTGTGGACGAATCGAACAAGAAtttaagcaaaaaatatttaagatacaAGAAGATTTTGCTTTAGAACGAGGTCAGTTAGTTAGATCGGTAgatgaaaatattgaaaaacttCAATTGgcggaaattaaaataaaggagTATGAGGCTCTCAGCTTAGAAGTAAGTAACCGCCTTAAAGAAGTAGAAAATCAACATGATAAGTTGTTGGATGAAAACTCAATGTTAAAGAATGAAATAGAAAACTTGAAAGTCAAAGAACAAGAATTAAATAACGAGCACGACTCAATTCGAAAGAAACTAGAAATTGACATTGAAAAGTATAAACAAGAGATATCGCTTCTTAAAGCCGAAGGAGCTACTTCGGAAGTCAAATTAATGGAAAAGGTTGATCAACTTACTGAAGCACAAAATGACTTAAACAACAAACTCGAAGAGGCACGTAAACATGAAgattcattacaaaaaatattagacGATATGACTTCACAGTTAAATAACCAAAAAGTTCATTACGAAAAGGAAGTTATTCAATTGCAAGAGCGGTTAAACTCTGTTAGTAATGAAGCTAAAGCTTATAAAGAAGAAGAGATTCGATTGAATGAATTACTCCAAGAAAAGCAAAACTGTATAAAGGATTTGACTCTTAAATTAGAAATGCTAGAAGTAGATATTAAATCGAATGGAGAATTAGTTTTTGAAAAAGATCGCCAATTGACCCAACTAATAGAAGAGCTCAATAAAACgactgaattaaaaaataaattagaagaaCAGTTAAATACGAGTAGCGTAGAAACAAATACTATAAAGCAACAAtatgaaaatcttttaagcAATTCTTCCGCTGAAGAATCGCTAAGAAATGAACAACTGAAACAATTAGAGTCGATTAAATCTGAAATGGCTGTtctatttaatgataaaaaaacaatagaGGACAAATATAAAGAATCATCGACTGAAATATTAAATCTGAAGAGTCAACTTGAAGAAACTACAatcaaattaaaagaaaacgtTGAAAAGTTGAATgagttaaacaaaattaatgatGAAAAAGACGATTTAATAAAAGctcaaaatgataaaaatgtaataaattctaATAAAGAACAACAACtagaagaaaatataataaagcttcAAAAAGAGGTTAATGATTACAACGTAAAATTAGAAGAAAAGCAGttagaaataaacaaattaaacgaaatagtaatacaaagtaaccaaaTACAAGAAACAGTTAAACTTCTAGAATCTGAGAATAGTGACCTAAAAGCAAAACACGCCGTTGAAATTGAATCTCTAAATAacacattaaaaacattacaaaacaatttaacGGAACAAGGAAAACAACTTGAAGACTTAGAAAATACTAAAGAAAAAGTGAATGATTTAAAACAATTACTATCAAAGTCAGACGAAGATATAAAGAAACTTACAAACATTAATGAAGCTCAAAAACTAAACTACGAAGACTTAAACCGACAATTGCAACGACAGTTTGATGAGTATAAAAGAGAAAGTAAAAGTGTTAAACacgaactaaataataaaataaatgattacgAGAAACAGTTACAAGATTCAAAAGATAAAATGTCGTTAGAATCAGATAACCTAAATAAGTTACAAAGTAAACTTTCCGAAAGCGAAAGTAAGATTTTGGAGTTAACGAAAAAACTTGAATTGTTAGAGATTCAAGAAAATAAGTCCAGCAAAgatgaaaaattagaaaagttAACCTTAGAATTACAAGCTACGAGACAATCAGGTGCTGAATCCTTAGTAAAtagtgaaaaaataattaataatttaagagcagatattgagactaataataaagaaattaaggCTAAAAATGAACTAATCTTAAAATTGCAAGAAGAAGTGAAg actCAAAAGGCCAAAGTAGAAATAGCAGAAAGAGAAAAACTTCTTATACAAAAAGAAATTGCTAAAAACGGTAAAGAGATTAGAGATAAAAACGATAACAATGCAATGGGTCTATTAGGACAAGGCGATAATGCTTCGGAAAA GACACCAGATGATAAGGAAATTTTGGACGGACAAGTGAGCTTCTTAAACTCTGTGATAGTAGACATGCAACGCAAGAATGAGCAACTAATGGCGCGGGTTCAAGCGCTCGAAGGTGGAACCGTCCCCGAGCCTCCACTATT taATGGACGTAAAGTCCGCGCTGTAGCTCCTCGTCTATTCTGCGACATTTGTGACGTGTTCGATGCTCACAACACGGACGACTGCCCGCGACAGTCCGTCGAACCCGAGAAACCGCCTGCGACCAAAAAACAACCACTGCCCCCGAGACCCTACTGTAACATTTGCGAAG tATTTGGGCATGCAACGGAGAACTGTGATGAAGAAGAAACATTTtaa